A single region of the Pontimicrobium sp. SW4 genome encodes:
- a CDS encoding TIGR00730 family Rossman fold protein — translation MNKNLHPKGWNEIKTNDSWAIFKIMGEFVNGYEKLSRIGPCISIFGSARTKPDNKYYKLAQSIAHQIVEAGYGVITGGGPGIMEAGNKGAHLGGGTSVGLNIDLPFEQHDNPYIDSDKSLDFDYFFVRKVMFVKYSQGFVVMPGGFGTLDELFEAITLIQTNKIEKFPIILVGTEFWSGIMDWVKDTLLEQFGNISATDLDLINLVDTEAEVIEILDSFYKKYELSPNF, via the coding sequence ATGAATAAGAATTTACATCCAAAAGGTTGGAATGAAATAAAAACAAACGACTCGTGGGCTATTTTTAAAATCATGGGTGAATTTGTAAATGGGTATGAAAAACTAAGTCGCATAGGGCCATGTATTTCAATATTTGGTTCCGCTAGAACAAAACCTGATAATAAATATTACAAATTAGCGCAAAGTATTGCTCATCAAATTGTAGAAGCTGGTTATGGTGTAATCACTGGTGGTGGTCCTGGTATTATGGAAGCTGGTAACAAAGGTGCACATTTAGGAGGTGGAACATCAGTTGGATTGAATATTGACTTACCGTTCGAACAACACGATAATCCTTATATAGATAGTGACAAGAGCCTTGATTTTGACTACTTCTTTGTACGCAAGGTCATGTTTGTAAAATATTCGCAAGGCTTTGTAGTAATGCCTGGGGGATTTGGTACACTTGATGAATTATTTGAAGCAATAACACTTATTCAAACAAATAAAATCGAAAAATTTCCCATTATTTTAGTTGGAACCGAGTTTTGGAGTGGTATTATGGATTGGGTAAAAGACACCTTGCTTGAACAATTTGGAAATATTAGCGCAACCGATTTAGATTTAATTAATCTAGTAGATACAGAAGCTGAAGTAATTGAGATTTTAGATTCATTCTATAAGAAATATGAGTTGAGTCCAAACTTTTAA
- a CDS encoding metalloprotease, producing MRYKILHILIVALAYSSAFSQDKIDIKATFNIELDQIQIHQFIAYKNKSNDTLKSIYLNDWSNSYSTKNTPLARRFSEEYDGKFHFAESEERGFTAITSVINSTSTNLNFERLKEHPDVLKIDLERPLLPNESYKITLEYIVKLPKTKFTDYGVTPLKDYNLKYWYITPAVYNGNWNYYSNKNLDDLYIPKADITLQLEFPRNYVLTSELDLINVIQNNTSQTLILQGANRVDSKLFLQKLPVYKTVQTDDFSIISNYLEKDLEPSKKAIITDKITAYVTKYLGPYPHKKLIVSNIDTKKDPVYGLNQLPDFIRPFPKNFQYELQLLKTTLGNYLDNTLLINPRKEQWLKDGLQIYFLIKYIEENYPDMKLAGNLADIWGLRSFHAASLKFNEQYNLVYLHMARTNRDQALTSSKDSLLRFNSDLANKYKAGVGLKYLDDFINAQTLESTIKEFLKNNLLENTSTKEFETLLKSKTDKNLDWFFKEYINTNKKIDFKIKYLKKTEDSITLTIKNKRHNSMPISLFTLRNDTVTSKIWVENIKNSKTITIPRHDTNKLVLNYDSSIPEYNLRDNWKSLNGFLANNKPLQVRLFKDVEDPSKTQLFLMPVVEFRNIYDGLVLGGKFYNKTLLRRGFNYKISPNYGTKSKSFTFSASINYTQNIENKDLYGITYGLTGKYSSYAPDLFARVITPYLRLNFRDHTDYRSNKFQSLNFRYLDINRDEDINNITNNTDPNYSVFNARYINTNPGLINYYKWYTDFQLAKDFGKLSFNYEYRKLFESNRQINIRFFAGAFLYNNNPTGSDYFSFALDRPTDYLFDYNYLGRSESSGIFSQQIIIAEGGFKSKLNTPFANRWMTTFNFSTTLWKYIQAYTDFGLAKNTFNPVKFQYDTGLRINLVTDYFEVYFPIYSNLGWEIGQPNYDQKIRFLFTVDPKSLLGLFRRKWY from the coding sequence TTGAGATACAAAATTCTACATATATTAATTGTTGCTTTAGCCTATTCCAGTGCTTTTAGTCAAGACAAAATTGACATAAAAGCGACGTTTAATATAGAGCTAGATCAAATACAAATTCACCAATTTATTGCTTATAAAAATAAATCTAATGATACTTTAAAGAGTATTTATTTAAATGATTGGAGCAATAGTTATTCTACAAAAAACACACCGCTTGCTAGACGTTTTTCTGAAGAATATGATGGTAAATTTCATTTTGCAGAAAGTGAAGAACGTGGATTTACTGCCATAACATCTGTTATTAATTCAACCAGCACTAATTTAAATTTTGAAAGATTAAAGGAACATCCAGATGTATTGAAAATAGATTTAGAAAGACCTTTGCTACCTAACGAGAGTTATAAAATAACGCTTGAATATATTGTAAAGCTTCCTAAAACAAAGTTTACAGATTATGGTGTCACACCTTTAAAAGATTATAATTTAAAATATTGGTACATAACACCAGCTGTATACAATGGCAATTGGAATTATTACAGTAACAAAAATTTGGATGACCTTTATATTCCGAAAGCAGATATTACACTTCAACTTGAATTCCCAAGAAATTACGTCCTTACTTCGGAATTAGATTTAATAAATGTAATTCAAAATAACACTTCTCAAACTCTTATTTTGCAAGGAGCAAATAGAGTGGATAGCAAATTGTTTTTACAAAAATTACCAGTTTATAAAACGGTGCAGACTGATGATTTTTCAATAATCTCAAACTATCTCGAAAAAGACTTAGAGCCTTCTAAAAAAGCTATAATTACTGATAAAATTACAGCTTACGTTACAAAATATCTTGGGCCTTATCCTCATAAAAAACTCATTGTTTCAAATATAGATACAAAAAAAGACCCTGTTTATGGTTTAAATCAACTTCCAGATTTTATTAGACCATTTCCCAAAAATTTTCAATATGAATTGCAGTTATTAAAAACCACGCTCGGTAATTATTTAGATAACACCTTGCTTATAAATCCACGGAAAGAGCAATGGTTAAAAGATGGATTACAAATCTATTTTCTTATTAAATATATTGAAGAAAATTATCCAGACATGAAACTCGCTGGGAATTTAGCAGACATATGGGGATTGAGGTCTTTTCACGCTGCATCTCTAAAATTTAACGAACAATATAATTTGGTGTATTTACACATGGCTAGAACCAATAGAGATCAAGCTTTAACCAGTTCAAAAGATTCTCTGTTACGTTTCAATAGTGACTTAGCCAATAAATACAAAGCTGGTGTTGGATTAAAATATTTAGATGATTTTATAAACGCTCAAACTTTAGAAAGCACCATAAAAGAATTTTTAAAAAACAACTTATTAGAAAACACGTCAACTAAAGAATTTGAAACATTATTAAAATCTAAAACCGATAAAAATTTAGATTGGTTTTTTAAAGAGTACATTAACACTAATAAAAAAATAGATTTTAAAATAAAATATTTAAAAAAGACAGAGGATTCTATAACACTTACTATAAAAAATAAACGTCATAACAGTATGCCAATTTCTTTGTTTACTTTAAGAAATGACACTGTAACATCAAAAATTTGGGTAGAAAATATTAAGAATAGTAAAACAATTACAATTCCAAGACATGACACCAATAAGCTGGTTTTAAATTATGACAGTTCTATTCCTGAATACAATTTAAGAGATAATTGGAAATCTTTAAACGGTTTTTTAGCAAATAACAAACCTTTACAAGTACGATTATTTAAAGACGTAGAGGACCCATCAAAGACACAATTATTTTTAATGCCTGTTGTAGAATTTAGAAATATTTATGATGGTTTAGTTCTTGGTGGTAAGTTTTATAACAAAACTTTATTGCGTAGAGGATTTAACTACAAGATTTCTCCAAACTATGGAACTAAGTCTAAATCGTTTACATTTTCAGCATCAATAAATTACACACAAAATATTGAAAATAAGGACTTATATGGAATTACTTATGGTTTAACAGGGAAGTATTCTTCGTATGCACCAGATTTATTTGCAAGGGTTATTACACCATATCTAAGGCTTAATTTTAGAGATCATACAGATTATAGATCTAACAAGTTTCAATCACTAAATTTTAGATATTTAGACATTAATAGAGATGAAGACATCAATAATATTACAAATAATACGGATCCAAATTATAGTGTTTTTAACGCAAGATATATCAATACAAATCCTGGGTTAATAAACTATTATAAGTGGTACACCGATTTTCAACTAGCTAAAGATTTTGGGAAATTATCGTTTAACTACGAATACAGAAAACTATTTGAAAGCAATAGACAAATTAATATTCGCTTTTTTGCTGGAGCTTTTTTATATAACAATAATCCAACAGGTTCCGATTATTTTAGCTTCGCTTTAGATCGACCAACCGATTATTTGTTTGATTACAACTATTTAGGGCGCTCGGAATCTTCAGGGATATTTAGTCAGCAAATAATCATAGCCGAAGGTGGCTTCAAATCAAAACTAAATACACCATTCGCAAACAGGTGGATGACAACTTTTAATTTTAGCACTACACTTTGGAAATACATTCAGGCTTACACCGATTTTGGTTTAGCAAAAAACACTTTTAATCCAGTTAAATTTCAATATGACACTGGCTTAAGAATCAATTTAGTTACCGATTATTTTGAAGTCTACTTCCCTATTTACTCAAACCTTGGATGGGAGATTGGTCAACCTAATTATGATCAAAAAATACGATTTCTATTTACTGTAGACCCTAAATCTTTGTTGGGATTATTTCGCAGAAAATGGTATTAG
- a CDS encoding GNAT family protein — protein sequence MLVNTKIEDLDQIIAMETHSDNSAFVFPNSREEHLDLISNNDINHFVLKEANGSLIGYVILAGLTNANKSIELRRIVISKKGKGYGRKTLKKIKDYCFSELQCHRLWLDVLEVNERARYLYQTEGFKEEGILRDSIFKDGEYQNLIIMSMLESEYRNQKK from the coding sequence TTGTTAGTTAACACCAAAATAGAAGACCTAGACCAAATTATTGCTATGGAGACTCATAGTGATAACTCGGCATTTGTATTCCCAAATAGCAGAGAAGAACATCTAGATTTAATTAGTAATAATGACATTAATCATTTTGTGCTTAAAGAAGCTAATGGCAGTCTTATTGGTTACGTGATTTTAGCTGGATTAACTAATGCTAATAAAAGTATTGAACTTAGACGTATTGTTATTTCTAAAAAAGGAAAAGGTTATGGTAGAAAAACCTTAAAAAAAATAAAAGACTATTGTTTTAGTGAATTACAATGTCACCGTCTTTGGTTGGATGTATTGGAGGTTAATGAAAGAGCGCGATATTTATATCAAACCGAAGGATTTAAAGAAGAAGGGATATTAAGAGATAGTATTTTTAAAGATGGAGAATACCAAAACCTAATAATTATGTCAATGCTCGAATCGGAATATAGAAATCAAAAAAAATAA
- a CDS encoding thiamine pyrophosphate-dependent enzyme, producing MQTNPDITKNMSFNDFKSEIINDYTIAVTSRECSLLGRREVLTGKAKFGIFGDGKEIPQLAWAKAFRDGDFRSGYYRDQTFMMAIGQLTIQQFFAGLYAHTEIEADPMSAGRQMGGHFGTHSLDENYNWKDLTKQKNSSSDISPTAGQMPRLLGLAQASKIYRNVKGIDSTKFSENGNEVAWGTIGNASTSEGVFFETINAAGVLQVPMVISVWDDEYGISVHAKHQTTKENISEILKGFQRDEYGNGYEIIRVKGWDYVGLVNAYEEASKIAREEHVPVLLHVQELTQPQGHSTSGSHERYKSPGRLTWEKDHDCITKMREWMISNSIITNEEVTQLEKNIKKEVRDGKKAAWNAFISPILNDKIELVELLNNISQSSHNKVFIQKIVNDLNTIDEPTRRDVVSAARKVLRYVTFDDSIEKEKLQAWIDSYFVANQPKYSSHLYSQSNQKATNIKEIVATYDADASMVDGRIIIRDNFDAIFSKYPEALIFGEDSGSIGDVNQGLEGLQEKYGELRVADVGIREATIVGQGIGMAMRGLRPIAEIQYLDYLMYALQIISDDLATLHYRTLGKQKAPMIVRTRGHRLEGIWHSGSQLGGILNLVRGIYVLVPRNMTKAAGFYNTMLESDQPALIVECLNGYRLKEKMPNNIGEFKTPVGVVETVKEGADITLVSYGSTLRMVEQAAKELLEVGIDAEVIDVQSLIPFDITHDISKSLEKTNRLMIIDEDVPGGASAYILDKIMNAQKGYLHLDSQPKTLTAKEHRPAYGTDGDYFSKPSLEDMFEAVYNVMHEVNPEDYPKLR from the coding sequence ATGCAAACAAACCCTGATATTACCAAGAATATGTCTTTTAATGATTTTAAGAGTGAAATCATTAATGATTATACAATCGCTGTAACTAGTAGAGAGTGTAGTTTACTTGGTCGTCGTGAGGTTTTAACTGGAAAAGCAAAGTTTGGAATATTTGGCGACGGAAAAGAGATTCCACAACTAGCTTGGGCAAAAGCATTTAGAGATGGTGACTTTAGGTCTGGATACTATAGAGACCAAACATTTATGATGGCTATTGGCCAATTAACCATTCAACAATTTTTCGCTGGCTTATACGCACATACTGAGATTGAGGCAGACCCAATGAGTGCTGGAAGGCAAATGGGTGGCCATTTTGGTACACATAGTTTAGACGAAAACTACAATTGGAAAGACCTCACTAAACAAAAAAATTCTAGCTCAGATATTTCTCCTACAGCAGGTCAAATGCCTAGATTATTAGGATTAGCGCAAGCATCAAAAATATACAGAAATGTAAAAGGCATTGATAGTACAAAGTTTTCGGAAAATGGAAATGAAGTTGCTTGGGGGACTATTGGTAATGCTAGTACAAGTGAAGGTGTTTTTTTTGAAACCATTAATGCTGCTGGAGTATTACAAGTACCTATGGTTATAAGTGTTTGGGATGATGAGTATGGTATTTCTGTTCACGCGAAGCATCAAACTACTAAAGAAAATATATCTGAAATTCTAAAAGGATTTCAACGAGACGAATATGGTAATGGCTATGAAATAATAAGAGTAAAAGGTTGGGATTATGTAGGTTTAGTAAATGCCTATGAAGAAGCTTCAAAAATTGCAAGAGAAGAACATGTACCAGTTTTATTACATGTACAAGAGTTGACGCAGCCTCAAGGACATTCAACTTCTGGATCACATGAACGCTATAAGAGCCCTGGAAGATTAACTTGGGAAAAAGATCATGACTGTATTACTAAAATGCGAGAATGGATGATTAGTAATAGTATTATTACTAATGAAGAAGTAACACAATTAGAAAAAAATATTAAAAAGGAAGTAAGAGATGGTAAAAAAGCTGCTTGGAATGCTTTTATATCTCCCATACTTAATGATAAAATCGAGCTTGTAGAGTTGCTTAATAATATATCACAATCTAGCCATAACAAAGTGTTTATTCAAAAAATAGTAAACGATTTGAATACTATTGATGAACCAACAAGAAGAGATGTGGTTTCGGCTGCTCGTAAAGTATTACGTTACGTCACTTTTGATGATTCTATTGAAAAGGAGAAGTTACAAGCTTGGATAGACAGCTATTTTGTTGCCAATCAACCAAAATATAGCTCTCACCTTTATAGTCAATCTAATCAAAAAGCAACTAACATAAAAGAAATAGTGGCTACTTATGATGCTGATGCTTCTATGGTAGATGGTCGTATAATTATTAGAGATAATTTTGATGCTATTTTCAGTAAATACCCTGAAGCTTTGATTTTTGGAGAAGATTCAGGTAGTATTGGAGATGTAAACCAAGGGCTTGAAGGATTACAAGAAAAGTATGGTGAACTTAGAGTTGCTGATGTTGGTATACGAGAAGCAACTATTGTTGGTCAAGGAATTGGTATGGCGATGAGAGGCTTACGTCCAATTGCCGAAATTCAATATCTAGATTACTTGATGTATGCACTTCAAATAATAAGTGACGATCTTGCAACCTTACATTACAGAACCTTAGGAAAACAAAAGGCTCCGATGATTGTGAGGACGAGAGGACACAGACTTGAAGGTATTTGGCATTCTGGTTCGCAATTAGGTGGTATTTTAAATTTAGTAAGAGGTATTTATGTGCTTGTTCCAAGAAATATGACCAAAGCTGCAGGGTTTTATAATACGATGCTTGAAAGTGATCAACCAGCGCTTATCGTTGAGTGTTTAAATGGCTACAGACTAAAAGAAAAGATGCCTAACAATATAGGTGAATTCAAAACACCCGTTGGCGTTGTTGAAACTGTAAAAGAAGGAGCAGATATTACTTTAGTATCCTATGGGTCTACTTTAAGAATGGTGGAACAAGCTGCTAAAGAGTTATTAGAAGTAGGAATAGATGCCGAAGTTATTGACGTACAATCGTTAATTCCTTTTGATATAACTCACGATATTTCAAAAAGCCTTGAAAAAACTAATCGTTTAATGATTATTGATGAAGATGTTCCTGGAGGAGCTTCAGCCTATATCTTAGATAAAATTATGAATGCCCAAAAAGGCTATCTACATCTCGATAGTCAGCCAAAAACATTGACTGCAAAAGAGCACAGGCCAGCTTATGGAACTGATGGTGATTATTTCTCAAAACCATCTTTAGAAGATATGTTTGAAGCTGTTTACAATGTGATGCATGAGGTAAACCCTGAAGATTATCCAAAATTGCGTTAA
- the uvrA gene encoding excinuclease ABC subunit UvrA, producing MTNFKDYIDVQGARVHNLKNIDVTIPREKLVVITGLSGSGKSSLAFDTIYAEGQRRYIETFSAYARQFLGGLERPDVDKIDGLSPVIAIEQKTTSKSPRSTVGTITEIYDFLRLLYARASDAYSYSTGEKMVSYNDEQIQALIIESFAGKRINILAPVIRSRKGHYRELFEQIAKQGFVKVRTDGEIKDLVKGMKLDRYKTHDIEIVIDRLKIDENVDNDKRLTESINTAMYHGDNVLMVIDNDTNEVRYFSRNLMCPSSGISYPNPEPNNFSFNSPKGACSKCNGIGTLYEVNEDKIIPDPTLSIKNGGLAPQGPQKNSWIFKQLEAIAMRYEFDLADPINKIPKDAMQMILFGGNEKFTVDSKTLGVARNYSIDFEGIANFIESQYKNAESTSIKRWAKDYMDKVVCSDCGGSRLKKESLYFKVNGKNISELANLDIVDLAEWFENLENHLSDKQKAISEEIIKEIRARVQFLLDVGLDYLTIDRSSKSLSGGEAQRIRLATQIGSQLVGVLYILDEPSIGLHQRDNEKLINSLISLRDIGNSVIVVEHDKDMIERADHVIDIGPFAGKHGGEIISEGTPKELLTHHTLTADYLNGTKEIEIPKKRRKGNGKTMSLTGCTGNNLKNVSVKFPLGKMIGVTGVSGSGKSTLINETLYPILNNYYFNGVKTPMPYSKITGLKHIDKVIDINQSPIGRTPRSNPATYTGVFSEIRSLFAKIPEAMIRGYKPGRFSFNVAGGRCETCKGGGLRVIEMNFLPDVYVECETCQGKRFNRETLEIRYKGKSISDVLNMTIEEAVPFFELIPKIHRKLKTIQDVGLGYISLGQQSTTLSGGEAQRIKLATELSKKDTGNTFYILDEPTTGLHFEDIRVLMLVLNKLVDKGNTVLIIEHNMDVIKTVDHIIDIGYEGGKGGGQIIVEGTPEHVAKHPKSYTAQFLKKELN from the coding sequence ATGACCAATTTTAAAGACTATATAGATGTTCAAGGTGCTAGGGTTCATAATCTAAAAAACATAGATGTGACTATCCCTAGAGAAAAACTTGTAGTAATTACAGGCTTATCTGGTAGTGGTAAATCGTCCTTAGCATTCGATACTATTTACGCCGAAGGACAACGACGCTACATTGAAACGTTTTCAGCCTATGCACGACAGTTTTTAGGTGGTTTAGAACGTCCTGATGTCGATAAAATTGATGGACTTTCACCAGTTATTGCCATTGAGCAAAAAACAACTAGCAAATCACCTCGCTCTACTGTTGGTACGATTACCGAGATTTACGATTTTTTACGTCTACTATATGCTCGTGCAAGTGATGCTTACAGCTATAGCACTGGCGAAAAAATGGTAAGCTATAATGACGAGCAAATCCAAGCCTTGATTATAGAGAGTTTTGCAGGCAAACGCATTAATATTTTAGCTCCTGTGATTCGTTCTAGAAAAGGACATTACCGCGAACTATTTGAGCAAATTGCCAAACAAGGTTTTGTAAAGGTACGAACTGATGGAGAAATAAAAGACCTTGTAAAAGGCATGAAGCTGGATCGTTATAAAACGCACGATATAGAAATTGTGATTGACAGACTCAAAATTGATGAGAATGTTGATAACGATAAGCGACTCACTGAAAGCATCAATACTGCCATGTATCATGGTGACAATGTGCTTATGGTAATTGATAACGACACCAACGAAGTTCGCTATTTTAGTAGAAACCTCATGTGTCCTTCATCTGGGATTTCATATCCAAATCCTGAGCCAAATAACTTCTCATTTAACTCTCCAAAAGGGGCTTGTAGCAAGTGTAATGGTATTGGAACCTTATACGAGGTAAATGAAGATAAAATTATTCCAGACCCAACCCTATCTATAAAAAATGGTGGATTAGCACCTCAAGGACCACAAAAAAATTCTTGGATTTTCAAACAATTGGAAGCCATTGCGATGCGTTACGAATTTGATTTAGCAGATCCAATTAATAAAATTCCAAAAGACGCTATGCAAATGATTTTGTTTGGTGGTAACGAAAAATTTACCGTAGATAGCAAAACCTTAGGTGTTGCTCGTAATTACAGTATCGACTTTGAAGGAATAGCCAATTTTATAGAAAGTCAGTATAAAAATGCAGAGTCTACCTCTATTAAACGTTGGGCGAAAGACTATATGGATAAGGTGGTGTGCTCCGATTGTGGAGGCTCTCGTTTAAAGAAAGAATCGTTGTACTTTAAAGTTAATGGTAAAAACATTTCGGAATTAGCCAATTTGGATATTGTTGATTTAGCAGAATGGTTTGAGAATCTAGAAAACCATTTATCGGATAAGCAAAAAGCCATTTCAGAAGAAATAATCAAAGAAATTAGAGCGAGAGTTCAGTTTTTACTAGATGTTGGTCTCGATTATTTAACCATAGATAGAAGCTCAAAATCTCTTTCTGGTGGTGAAGCGCAACGAATTCGATTAGCAACACAAATTGGCTCGCAGCTCGTTGGCGTACTTTATATTTTAGATGAACCAAGTATTGGCTTACACCAACGTGATAATGAAAAACTCATCAATTCGTTAATCTCTCTGAGAGATATTGGCAATTCTGTGATTGTGGTTGAACATGATAAAGACATGATAGAGCGCGCAGATCATGTGATAGATATTGGTCCTTTTGCAGGAAAACATGGAGGTGAAATTATTAGCGAAGGGACTCCTAAAGAGCTATTAACGCACCATACACTTACTGCAGATTATTTAAACGGAACCAAAGAGATAGAAATTCCAAAAAAACGACGCAAGGGCAACGGAAAAACAATGAGTTTAACTGGTTGTACTGGAAATAATTTAAAAAATGTATCGGTAAAATTTCCGTTAGGAAAAATGATAGGTGTTACTGGTGTTTCTGGTAGCGGAAAGTCCACATTAATTAACGAAACGCTCTACCCTATTTTAAACAACTACTATTTTAATGGTGTAAAAACACCAATGCCTTATAGTAAGATTACTGGCTTAAAACATATCGATAAAGTGATTGATATTAATCAGTCGCCAATTGGTCGTACACCACGCAGTAATCCAGCCACTTACACAGGTGTTTTTAGTGAAATACGAAGCTTGTTTGCTAAAATTCCTGAAGCGATGATTCGTGGTTACAAACCTGGTCGTTTTAGCTTTAATGTCGCTGGTGGGCGCTGTGAAACCTGTAAAGGTGGTGGTTTGAGAGTCATTGAAATGAACTTTCTACCAGATGTATATGTAGAGTGCGAAACCTGCCAAGGAAAGCGTTTTAACCGTGAAACGTTGGAGATACGCTACAAAGGAAAATCAATTAGCGATGTGTTGAATATGACTATTGAAGAAGCTGTTCCGTTTTTTGAATTGATTCCGAAAATTCATAGAAAACTAAAAACCATTCAAGATGTTGGTCTTGGCTATATTTCTTTAGGACAACAAAGCACGACACTTTCTGGTGGTGAAGCACAACGTATTAAACTTGCAACCGAATTATCAAAAAAAGATACAGGAAACACCTTTTACATCCTTGATGAGCCGACTACTGGATTGCATTTTGAAGATATTCGAGTATTGATGTTAGTGCTTAATAAGTTAGTAGACAAAGGTAATACTGTGCTAATTATAGAACATAATATGGATGTTATTAAAACAGTTGACCATATTATAGATATTGGCTACGAAGGTGGTAAAGGTGGTGGACAAATTATTGTAGAAGGCACTCCTGAACACGTCGCAAAACACCCAAAGAGCTACACAGCTCAGTTCCTTAAAAAAGAACTAAATTAG
- a CDS encoding DUF2207 domain-containing protein, with amino-acid sequence MKQLFFIVLLITNTFSLFSQSERVLSFHSDIEVDTSSTITVKESIKIYASGSIFKRGITRTIPTVSVDSSGKKVKLNYKILSVERDGKASKYHTEKGSGDITIYVGESDVFLNEGEYDYTITYHMSGQIRFFDTYDEIYWNVNGFDWELPFGRVSSKITLPFGGNIIQNACYTGTYGSSSTNCSSKILTNNSIYFNAENIRAGENLTIAVGFNKGTVNQPPPPPPPTFFQKFGALILSGLISLVLLFYYGFTWLKFGIDPAKPTVFPQFEVPENMTPASVGMLDKFRYHGDLITGTILNLAVKGYLKIEEDTQDYVFGIFKSKTFFIHKVKEDTGALNDEERVLFSKLFSNTSTVTLDGKYDSKVQSAVSAFKSSLRKQHHGLIYQGFNAKFWIVPILTIIAYVFLFVFLASQYFQGENDGVIFVLFLILNIVFFLIYQYLIRKPAVEKLRIKSLIDGFKMYMSAAEEKQIAHFNPPDLTPDIFEKLLPYAVVLGAEDVWGDKFQNLIDKSLIDQNYQPTWYTGGRIGNFSTFNHTLNSSLSNSLSKSATPPSSSGSGSGGGGFSGGGGGGGGGGGW; translated from the coding sequence TTGAAACAACTCTTTTTTATTGTACTATTAATTACGAACACTTTTTCTTTGTTTTCGCAAAGTGAACGAGTGCTTTCATTTCATTCAGACATTGAAGTAGACACCTCAAGTACAATTACCGTAAAAGAGTCTATTAAAATTTACGCTAGTGGCAGCATTTTTAAAAGAGGAATTACACGCACTATCCCAACTGTAAGTGTAGACAGCTCTGGCAAAAAAGTGAAGTTGAATTATAAAATACTATCTGTAGAAAGAGATGGCAAAGCTTCAAAATATCACACTGAAAAGGGAAGTGGTGACATTACCATTTATGTTGGAGAAAGTGATGTGTTTTTAAATGAAGGTGAATACGACTACACAATTACCTATCATATGAGTGGACAAATTCGCTTTTTTGACACTTATGATGAAATTTATTGGAATGTCAATGGTTTTGATTGGGAGTTACCTTTTGGTCGAGTGTCCAGTAAAATAACATTACCTTTTGGTGGAAACATTATACAAAATGCATGTTATACAGGAACTTACGGTAGTAGCAGTACTAACTGTAGTTCAAAAATACTCACTAATAATAGTATTTACTTTAATGCTGAAAATATAAGAGCTGGAGAAAACTTAACTATAGCAGTAGGATTTAATAAAGGTACTGTAAATCAACCTCCTCCGCCACCACCTCCAACATTTTTTCAAAAGTTTGGAGCGCTTATCCTAAGTGGACTTATAAGTTTAGTACTTTTATTTTATTACGGTTTTACTTGGTTAAAATTTGGTATTGACCCAGCAAAGCCAACGGTATTTCCACAATTTGAAGTTCCAGAAAATATGACACCAGCTTCAGTTGGCATGTTAGATAAGTTCCGCTATCATGGCGATTTAATTACAGGCACTATTTTAAATTTAGCAGTAAAAGGATATCTTAAGATAGAAGAAGACACTCAAGATTATGTTTTTGGAATCTTTAAAAGCAAAACGTTTTTTATCCATAAAGTAAAAGAAGATACAGGTGCACTCAACGATGAAGAACGTGTGCTATTCTCAAAATTGTTTTCAAATACCTCTACGGTAACATTAGATGGAAAATACGACTCAAAAGTACAAAGTGCCGTTAGCGCCTTTAAATCATCATTAAGAAAGCAGCACCATGGTTTAATTTATCAAGGGTTCAATGCAAAATTTTGGATAGTTCCAATATTGACCATCATCGCTTATGTGTTTTTGTTTGTCTTTTTAGCGTCGCAATACTTCCAAGGTGAAAATGATGGAGTAATATTCGTTTTATTCTTGATTTTAAATATTGTATTCTTTTTGATTTACCAATATTTAATTAGAAAACCTGCTGTAGAAAAACTTAGGATTAAATCATTAATTGATGGCTTTAAAATGTACATGAGTGCAGCCGAAGAAAAACAAATCGCCCACTTTAATCCACCAGATTTGACACCAGATATTTTTGAAAAACTGTTGCCTTATGCGGTTGTGTTGGGTGCAGAAGATGTTTGGGGAGACAAATTCCAAAACCTTATTGATAAATCGCTAATAGACCAAAACTATCAACCAACATGGTATACTGGAGGACGTATTGGCAACTTCTCAACCTTTAACCATACCTTAAATTCATCGTTATCTAATTCCTTAAGCAAATCTGCAACGCCACCATCAAGCAGTGGTAGTGGTTCTGGAGGTGGTGGATTCTCTGGTGGCGGTGGTGGCGGTGGTGGAGGTGGTGGCTGGTAA